A portion of the Pseudorasbora parva isolate DD20220531a chromosome 1, ASM2467924v1, whole genome shotgun sequence genome contains these proteins:
- the tmem9b gene encoding transmembrane protein 9B, giving the protein MNRLTPRCAYNLFTFSSLVFFLLILYAQTSEAKNSEDIRCKCICPPYKEIDGQIYNQNVSLKDCNCLHVVEPMPVEGKDVEAYCLRCECKYEERSSGTIKVTIIIYLSILGLLLLYMVYLTLLEPILKRRLFGHSQLIQSDDDVGDQQPFANAHDVLSRSRSRSNMLNKVEHAQQRWRRQVQEQRKSVFDRHVVLS; this is encoded by the exons ATGAATCGATTGACGCCGAGATGCGCTTACAATCTGTTTACGTTTTCATCGCTAGTGTTTTTTCTTCTGATATTATATGCCCAAACATCAGAAGCGAAG AATTCAGAAGACATCAGGTGCAAATGCATCTGTCCACCCTATAAGGAAATTGATGGACAGATCTATAATCAAAACGTCTCCTTGAAGGACTG CAATTGCCTTCATGTGGTGGAGCCGATGCCTGTTGAAGGCAAGGATGTGGAGGCATACTGTTTACGTTGTGAATGCAAATATGAAGAAAGGAGCTCTGGAACCATCAAA gtcactattataatatatcTGTCTATTCTGGGCCTTCTGCTGTTGTATATGGTCTATCTGACCCTGTTGGAGCCTATTTTGAAGAGGAGGCTGTTTGGCCATTCACAGCTCATTCAGAGTGACGACGATGTTGGG GACCAACAGCCCTTCGCCAATGCCCATGATGTGCTTTCCCGTTCTCGCTCTCGCTCCAACATGCTCAACAAAGTGGAGCACGCTCAGCAGCGCTGGAGGAGGCAGGTCCAAGAACAGCGCAAGTCTGTCTTTGACCGCCACGTGGTTCTCAGCTAA